The following are encoded together in the Triticum dicoccoides isolate Atlit2015 ecotype Zavitan chromosome 6B, WEW_v2.0, whole genome shotgun sequence genome:
- the LOC119325442 gene encoding GDSL esterase/lipase At5g33370-like, whose translation MAASSWQVAALLAVALCVLPALPAARAARAFFIFGDSLVDNGNNNYLLTSARADSWPYGIDTPDHRATGRFSNGKNVVDLISEQIGSVPVLPYLSPELDGENLLVGANFASAGIGILNDTGIQFANIIRISKQLTYFEQYKHRLAKLYGPERAARVVGGALTLITLGGNDFVNNYYLVPYSARSREFSLPDYIKYILSEYKQVLRRIHGLGARRILVTGVGPIGCVPAELAMHSLDGSCDPELQRASEAYNPQMEAMLNELNAEVGAGNGNGAVFVAVNTRRSHDDFIADPKAYGFVTATEACCGQGRFNGIGICTMVSSLCANRDEYVFWDAFHPTERANRLIAQNYLSGSTDYISPMNLSTIIHLDRHLHD comes from the exons ATGGCGGCCTCCTCGTGGCAAGTGGCGGCTCTTCTCGCCGTCGCGCTCTGCGTGCTCCCCGCGCTGCCGGCGGCGCGCGCGGCCCGGGCCTTCTTCATCTTCGGCGACTCGCTGGTGGACAACGGCAACAACAACTACCTCCTCACGTCGGCGCGCGCCGACTCGTGGCCCTACGGCATCGACACCCCGGACCACCGCGCCACGGGGAGGTTCTCCAACGGGAAGAACGTCGTCGACCTCATCA GCGAGCAGATAGGATCCGTGCCGGTGCTGCCGTACCTGAGCCCGGAGCTGGACGGCGAGAACCTGCTCGTCGGCGCCAACTTCGCCTCCGCCGGCATCGGGATCCTCAACGACACCGGCATCCAGTTC GCCAACATCATCCGGATCTCGAAGCAGCTCACCTACTTCGAGCAGTACAAGCACCGTCTCGCCAAGCTGTACGGCCCGGAGCGGGCGGCGCGGGTGGTCGGCGGCGCGCTGACGCTCATCACGCTCGGCGGCAACGACTTCGTCAACAACTACTACCTGGTGCCCTACTCCGCCCGCTCCCGGGAGTTCTCCCTCCCCGACTACATCAAGTACATCCTCTCCGAGTACAAGCAGGTGCTCCGCCGCATCCACGGCCTCGGCGCGCGCCGCATCCTCGTCACCGGCGTCGGCCCCATCGGCTGCGTGCCCGCCGAGCTCGCCATGCACAGCCTCGACGGCAGCTGTGACCCGGAGCTGCAGCGCGCGTCCGAGGCCTACAACCCGCAGATGGAGGCCATGCTGAACGAGCTCAACGCCGAGGTCGGCGCCGGCAACGGCAACGGCGCCGTGTTCGTGGCCGTCAACACGCGCCGCTCGCACGACGACTTCATCGCCGACCCCAAGGCGTACGGCTTCGTCACCGCCACCGAGGCGTGCTGCGGCCAAGGGCGGTTCAACGGCATCGGCATCTGCACCATGGTGTCCAGCCTGTGCGCCAACCGCGACGAGTACGTGTTCTGGGACGCCTTCCACCCGACGGAGCGCGCCAACCGCCTCATCGCCCAGAACTACCTCTCGGGCTCCACCGACTACATCTCCCCCATGAACCTCTCCACCATCATCCACCTCGACCGCCACCTCCACGACTAG